One Candidatus Methylomirabilis sp. genomic region harbors:
- a CDS encoding PIN domain nuclease, translating to MTVVPRLFLDASVFIAAAGPHTGASALVLALCRHGRARAVSSRLILREAERNIQSKLGANALLRFYQEIATLDLDLAAALKGTVEVLLTLDRKHFLTARVLQAGLPFAILTPGDFLRRLVS from the coding sequence GTGACGGTGGTTCCCCGCCTTTTCCTGGATGCGAGCGTCTTCATCGCTGCGGCCGGACCTCATACGGGTGCCTCGGCCCTGGTCCTTGCCCTGTGCCGACACGGCCGCGCCAGGGCTGTGAGCAGCCGTCTCATCCTCCGGGAGGCCGAGCGGAACATCCAAAGCAAGCTCGGGGCCAACGCCCTCCTCCGGTTCTACCAGGAGATCGCCACCCTCGACCTTGACCTGGCGGCGGCCTTGAAGGGGACCGTCGAAGTGCTCCTGACCCTGGATCGGAAACACTTCCTGACCGCACGCGTGCTTCAGGCCGGTTTGCCGTTCGCCATCCTGACACCGGGTGACTTCCTCCGCCGGCTCGTCTCGTAA